From Ancylothrix sp. D3o:
CGGTTCGCCGGCACCTCAAAGACTTGGAAACCGAAGAATTGATCCACCATAAGCCGGTGCAAGCCGGAATGGGAAGACCTCAGCACGTTTACGAGCTTACCCGTCAAGGACGAGATCGCTTTCCAAGCCGATACGATGAGTTTGCGGTGGCGCTGCTGGATACTTTGGCGGAAACTGTCGGCAGCGATCAGATGGGTTCGATCCTTCGCAAACAGTGGGAGCGCAAAGCATTAGAATACCGGCAACGGATGGGAAATGGTTCGTTACAGCAGCGAGTGGAAAATTTAGTCGCCTTACGCCGGCTTGAAGGCTACATGGCAGAGTGGCACCCAGTGGAAACCAACAACGGCCAAAAAGCCGCATCGTTTATGATTACCGAGCATAACTGCGCTATTTCCCACATTGCTGAGTCTTACCCCAGCGTCTGCGGTCACGAGTTAGAAATGTTCGCCCTCGCCCTGCAAAATTGTACCGTAGAGCGGACACACTGGATCGTTAAAGGTGAACATCGTTGCGGCTATTTGATTAAAGAGCGGTAATTTTCCTTAGTCCTTTGTCCTTAGTCCTTTGTTAGTAGCCATTTAAAATCTATTTTAAAAGCGCACCGGCAATGGGTGTGTTAAGTTTTTCGTTTGCTGTAATATAATTATTACCTATAATTTTCTAGCTTCCCTATCCATTCTTTTTTTCACCAATCACCCAAAATATGGAATTTTTAACCCCAGCAGAATGTGCAGAAGTTGATAAAACCTTGTTGAGTTCCCGCGATAAATTTTCTGTGCGTTTAGCAATATATGCCCTGCGCGTGCTCAAAGAAATTTCTCAAAAAAACGCTGTGCCGGTGCGACAAATCACTCCCCAAAAAGTCGCGGAATGGATTGCCAAAGATGAGAAAATCCAAGAACAAATCGAAGTGGATGCTAACTTTGCCGGCTTTTTTACAAATTTGGTGATTTCTTCTTTACGACCTTTAAATGTCGCCTCGGAAGAAACAGGAGTGCCGGTGGAAAATTTAACCATTCCCCAAGTTATCAATTACTTTGAAAAAGATGCAAAAAATCGCCTTGAAAATGCTCCCAATACCTAAAAATAACTGCCGGTGAAGACAGGCGTAACTCTTTCTTATTTTGGTGGCTGGGGGAGAAAAGAAGGCTTTTCAAGTGGTTCGTTATGGGAAGACTGAGAAAGATTTCTCTTCCTAGGGGTCTATACCTTAAGATAGATATAGCCCTAATCTACTCCTTCGTTGACTGTATTTTTGTTTTCTTCTCAGTCGCATTTTTAAATTATGTCTAAAATTTTAATGTAGAACTGCGAGATTATCAAAAGTGGACATCCAATTACAGCAAGCTGGACAGCTAAAACAAGATTTAATTGATTTTGTCCTTGATGCCGAGGGAGAATTAGCCATTGCCCTTGAAAAATTTGTCGCCGAAAAGGCCAGCAAAGATAATTACGATAGTACCGAAAGGGATATTCTCGTAGATACATTTGCCTGCGAAGGTAAAGCAGGTGACACAACTGCTTTAGAGTTATTTATCGAAAGCCAGCCAGACTTATCAGACAGCGAACGCCATTTAATTTTAAATTGGCATCGCAGCTTCACCGGCCTTTTTAGCGTCGCTGAAATTTTGCCAGAAACTTTTGATGTAATGAACTGGCTTACTGCCAAACATTATATTATCAAGCCCACCCAAGAATTCCTGCCCACCGACCTAAAAAAACTTAAAGTGGGTGATATTTTGTTGGCCCGTATTGCACCTTTGGGCGATGAAACTTGGATATTTTCTTGCGGCTATTCCCAAATGGGTAATCTCGGCAAACCTAAACTCGCCGTTGCCATTGGTAATTTCAAGAAAAATTACAAACCCTATCTTTATAGTGATGCCCCCGAATTGTTAGAAGAAGCATGGCAGTCGGTGGAAAAATACCACAAAGAATTTATCGATTTTTTTGGCAGCGAAGAAGTGACACTTTCTGGCTATTTGCTTAGTAAAAAAATCACAGAATTTCAAGAGATTCTCGCTAAAAAAAGTTTAGAATCAGCCGGTATTGATGGCACTAAATCTTTAGCAGAAATTGCCAAAGAATCGGGTGTTGAAGAGGCAGAAATAAAAGCCGCTGCCAAAGCTGCCGGTGCCGATGAAAAAGCGCTTGATCAGATGTTACAAAATAAAGAAACGGGCAAAATGGTGATGCCAAAGGTAGAACTGCCCCCTACTCTCAAAAAAGCTGAACAAGTCACGGCTTTAAGCGATCCTCGCTGGGGACAAATGTTTTTAGCAACCTATAGCCGGTTTAAAACCCTGCTAGAAGCTGCCGACTGGCAAACAATTGAAGGGGCAGAAAAACTTGTGCGAAAATATCTGGAAGACCCAGAAATTAATGCTTTTATTTGGCATCGCCTCGCTCAAAATTATCCCCAAAAATTAGAAAGTCTCTTGCGAGAATTTTTAAACCGGCCTGAGTTTACATTAGAGTTGCATTTAGACTCTTTATTGGCAGAACACAAAAAACCCTTAGAACCAGAATTGCCAGAAATTGCCAGTGTGCCGATACATCTGCATAATTTATTTCAAGAAGCGATAGCTGAACTCAATAAAAGCGAAGCAAAAGCTAAAGCTAATAAAAAGCCAGCGAAAGGATTTCAACGCCCTTAATTTTTGTAAAGCCCCGCTGGTAGGCTAAAAAAAAGATAGTATTGCTTACCCCTCAACACCGGCTTTACAACCCCAGGTTTTCGTAGCCTCATCCTCAAGTGTGAAGAAGATTCTCAAAAAAATAAGTAAACAAAGGTAGACATTTTTTTGGCAATTTCACTCTTGAGGATGAAATTAATTGCCGAAGATGATTATAAAATTAGAATTAAGTTAAAAGACTTTTTAGCAAAGTCTTGCCATAATAAAAAAAGCAAACAAGCGAAACGGCAACAAAACAAGCCGAAGCCAGGGTGCAGAGTCGGTGGTGTGATGTGAGATATCTCAAAAAAGTCTTTTCGACTCCAGCACCCGTTATTACCTGGAGAGAAAAACAATGAAACCGCTATTAACTATCGTGTTTAGCTTGGGTTGGGTTGCCGCCTTTGGCACAAATGCTCTTGCTCAAGAAACGCTCAATCAAAACAACGCCAACCCAAACAATTATCAAGGCACCGGCGCAGCAGAATTATTATTGCCGGTGGAACAAAGACAACCCTTTTCTATTTCTTTAGAACAACAAAATAGAGAAATAGAGCGCAAAGCGTTGGGAAGAAACAGGGGTGCGATTAATATTGAAGAACCGCGTTTAATCATGCCGGTGTGCTCGGATGCGTGCGATTCTCCCACCGTCGCCCCAAATAACACTAACGAAGGCATCGGAGTGGTTTTGCCGGTGCAATTTTAGCCTCACCCTCTCCTCTCTAAAAGGGGAGGGAAAGCAAAAATAGCAAAACGATATTTTCTCTCTATCGACTCTTAGGGGAGGGGGAGATAGGGTTGGCGCTTATTGTTTTCATTGCTCAATTATATAGAAATTGAGGGGTATTGTTTTCAAAAGCTGTGCTAATCAGCGGTACACTAAACTGGTTGAGTTAATAAAACCTAATGGTTAATGGGATCAGTTGGAGTGTAGGAGAGCAAATGCTGCCAATACTGGCAAGTGTTGGTGAGACTGCCACAAAAGCAGAA
This genomic window contains:
- the sufR gene encoding iron-sulfur cluster biosynthesis transcriptional regulator SufR gives rise to the protein MTTIHEPTTKQDILQYLLQQGQATAQELAERLEISPQAVRRHLKDLETEELIHHKPVQAGMGRPQHVYELTRQGRDRFPSRYDEFAVALLDTLAETVGSDQMGSILRKQWERKALEYRQRMGNGSLQQRVENLVALRRLEGYMAEWHPVETNNGQKAASFMITEHNCAISHIAESYPSVCGHELEMFALALQNCTVERTHWIVKGEHRCGYLIKER